One stretch of Rhodanobacteraceae bacterium DNA includes these proteins:
- a CDS encoding M3 family metallopeptidase — protein MRKTAMTAAILAFGVLAGCGEKSEAPAPAAVSTAAPKPASDNPLLAEWSGDYGGVPPFDQMQVADLKPALESAIASHLAELEAIANQSEPPTFENTLVAMERSGDQISRAQVFFGILAGNVSTPEFRAIQGELTAMFADYQSRIVQNEKLFKRIEAVHNGSELATLRPDQQRLVQVSYDFFRSNGAQLTGQARERYAAINKELAALSTQFSNNVLADEEGYVTYLDESQLGGLPESFTKAAAALAEGKGQPGKYAVLNTRSSMDPFLTYSTERGLREQVWRHYYSRGDNGDERDNNALISQILQLRHERSSLLGFDNYAQWRLQDRMAKTPERAFALMEAVWPAAVSRVQEEVADMQKIADAEGAGITIEPWDYRFYAEKVRTARYDYDSEAVKKYLNLDQLTLAMFYVAGELFDFDFAPLPEGKVPVYHPDVKVWEVKRRSDGSLVGLWYLDPYARPGKRSGAWASSYRSYDRLHGEPSVLSSNNSNFIKPAPGEPVLVSWDDATTFFHEFGHALHALSAQVDYPSQNWGVRDYTEFQSQLLERWLFTEPVVNQFFRHVETGEPMPAELIDKLKQSASFNSGFSTIEYLASALIDLRLHMVDPTGIDPDAFERDTLSAMGMPKELVMRHRTPHFGHVFASEGYAAGYYGYLWAEVLTADAAEAFAQAPGGYYDKDLAQKMVKYLFAARNTIDPAEAYRQFRGRDATIDALLRDRDFPTDDVGPDDAGAMTER, from the coding sequence ATGCGAAAAACGGCAATGACAGCCGCTATCCTGGCTTTTGGTGTGCTCGCCGGATGCGGTGAGAAATCAGAAGCGCCGGCACCGGCGGCGGTCAGCACAGCAGCACCCAAGCCGGCCAGCGACAATCCTCTGCTGGCCGAGTGGAGCGGCGATTACGGCGGTGTGCCGCCCTTCGATCAGATGCAGGTGGCTGATCTGAAGCCGGCGCTGGAGAGTGCCATCGCCTCACATCTGGCAGAACTGGAGGCCATCGCCAATCAGAGCGAGCCGCCGACCTTCGAGAACACGCTGGTGGCGATGGAACGCTCCGGCGACCAGATTTCGCGGGCGCAGGTGTTCTTCGGCATCCTCGCGGGCAATGTGTCGACGCCCGAATTCCGCGCCATTCAGGGTGAACTGACCGCCATGTTCGCCGACTATCAATCGCGCATCGTCCAGAACGAGAAGCTCTTCAAACGCATCGAAGCGGTGCACAATGGATCAGAATTGGCCACGCTGCGCCCGGATCAGCAGCGCCTGGTACAGGTCAGCTATGACTTCTTCCGCAGCAATGGCGCGCAGCTGACCGGCCAGGCCCGCGAACGCTACGCCGCAATCAACAAGGAACTGGCGGCGCTGTCGACCCAGTTCTCCAACAACGTGCTGGCCGACGAGGAAGGCTACGTCACCTACCTGGACGAATCGCAACTGGGAGGGCTGCCCGAGTCCTTCACCAAGGCAGCCGCCGCGCTGGCGGAAGGCAAGGGTCAGCCAGGCAAGTACGCGGTGTTGAACACGCGCTCGTCGATGGATCCCTTCCTCACCTATTCCACCGAACGCGGTCTGCGCGAGCAAGTCTGGCGCCACTACTACAGCCGTGGCGACAACGGTGATGAGCGCGACAACAACGCCCTGATCAGCCAGATCCTGCAGCTGCGCCATGAGCGTTCAAGCCTGCTCGGTTTTGACAACTATGCCCAGTGGCGTTTGCAGGACCGGATGGCGAAGACGCCGGAACGCGCCTTCGCGCTGATGGAGGCGGTGTGGCCGGCGGCGGTGTCGCGGGTGCAGGAAGAAGTGGCCGACATGCAGAAGATCGCCGACGCCGAGGGCGCCGGCATCACCATCGAGCCCTGGGATTATCGCTTCTATGCCGAAAAGGTGCGCACCGCGCGTTATGACTACGACAGCGAAGCGGTCAAGAAGTACCTGAATCTGGATCAGCTGACGCTGGCGATGTTCTACGTGGCCGGCGAACTCTTCGACTTCGATTTCGCGCCACTGCCGGAAGGCAAGGTACCGGTCTACCACCCCGACGTGAAGGTCTGGGAGGTCAAGCGCCGCAGCGATGGCTCGCTGGTGGGACTGTGGTATCTCGATCCCTACGCGCGGCCGGGCAAGCGCTCGGGCGCCTGGGCGTCCAGCTATCGCAGCTACGACCGCCTGCACGGCGAGCCCAGCGTGCTGTCCAGCAACAACTCCAATTTCATCAAGCCGGCCCCAGGCGAGCCGGTGCTGGTGTCCTGGGATGACGCCACCACCTTCTTCCACGAGTTCGGCCACGCCCTGCACGCGCTCTCGGCTCAGGTGGACTATCCCAGCCAGAACTGGGGCGTGCGCGACTACACCGAGTTCCAGTCGCAACTGCTGGAACGTTGGCTGTTCACCGAGCCGGTGGTCAACCAGTTCTTCCGCCACGTCGAAACCGGCGAGCCGATGCCCGCCGAGCTGATCGACAAGCTCAAGCAGTCGGCCAGTTTCAACAGCGGCTTCAGCACCATCGAGTATCTGGCCAGCGCGCTGATCGACCTGAGACTGCACATGGTGGATCCCACCGGCATCGACCCCGATGCCTTCGAGCGCGACACGCTCAGCGCCATGGGCATGCCCAAGGAACTGGTGATGCGTCACCGCACCCCGCACTTCGGCCATGTCTTTGCCAGCGAAGGCTATGCCGCCGGCTATTACGGCTATCTCTGGGCCGAGGTGCTGACCGCCGATGCCGCCGAAGCCTTCGCGCAAGCGCCGGGCGGCTATTACGACAAGGATCTGGCGCAGAAGATGGTCAAGTACCTGTTCGCCGCCCGCAACACCATCGATCCTGCCGAGGCCTACCGCCAGTTCCGTGGCCGCGACGCCACCATCGACGCCCTGCTGCGCGATCGGGATTTCCCGACCGATGATGTCGGGCCCGATGACGCCGGCGCGATGACCGAGCGGTAG
- a CDS encoding sterol desaturase family protein — MSSPGIRVAWADAVLDSFERMAVTRWNQRAALVADISMCLVFVGLALVRRDAHLLVAVPTWIAGLLTFSLVEYGFHRWLFHGPEHAMERGHRRHHQDPAAIASLPFFLPPVFLLVLAALFTEVMPLTHAWLFTGGIAAGYLAYGQCHDWMHRTRFQHPIARRWAAHHHIHHHHPDHNFGVTSPLWDLVFGTYYVSKAVRRR; from the coding sequence ATGTCGTCTCCAGGGATACGCGTGGCTTGGGCCGACGCAGTACTCGACAGCTTCGAGAGGATGGCGGTCACCCGCTGGAACCAGCGGGCAGCATTGGTGGCTGACATCAGCATGTGCCTGGTCTTTGTCGGCCTGGCGCTGGTGCGTCGCGACGCCCATCTGCTGGTCGCCGTGCCGACTTGGATCGCCGGCCTGCTGACTTTCAGCCTGGTTGAATACGGCTTCCATCGCTGGCTGTTTCATGGCCCCGAACACGCGATGGAACGCGGGCACCGCCGCCATCACCAGGATCCCGCGGCCATCGCTTCGCTGCCGTTCTTCTTGCCGCCAGTGTTTCTGTTGGTACTCGCGGCCTTGTTCACTGAAGTGATGCCGTTGACCCATGCCTGGCTGTTCACCGGGGGGATTGCTGCCGGCTATCTCGCCTATGGCCAATGCCACGACTGGATGCACCGGACCCGGTTTCAGCACCCGATTGCCCGTCGGTGGGCCGCCCACCATCACATTCACCATCATCACCCCGACCACAACTTCGGAGTGACCTCGCCGCTGTGGGATCTGGTGTTCGGCACCTATTACGTGTCGAAGGCTGTGCGCAGGCGTTAG
- a CDS encoding AraC family transcriptional regulator yields MPALSIAIHALFALGLAQGLFLALQLWRLRDRNRFGYSHLLLALAAFMAVMLEQWVIYADAWRAYPHVLRATVWMPFLFGPGLWLFVVSLSRPRGRTTDALHYLPAAMAFAYFLPFLLQSGADKIAFVLGTHSIPLESSLFGLAKAASLLSYVIAIRWRLRRQPGFVDNPLTRRFAIVNDVFLMFLLALLGTFISEHLVGDLQIPSDVLAAVGFSLFIYAASLIAVAHWRDFALSLAPVAETEATPFEAAVDEAGPAPARDRLLDEDSTAKLYRHVCAEVRTRRLFREPGLKIDNLAAALQLPVHYLSYAINAGSGRNVQAWLNQLRVEDAMQALAGADADSVLAVGLAAGFNSKASFNRAFRAETGVSPSEFRARSKAQIAN; encoded by the coding sequence ATGCCCGCCCTCAGCATCGCCATCCATGCCCTGTTTGCCCTGGGTCTGGCTCAGGGGCTGTTTCTGGCGCTTCAGCTGTGGCGTTTGCGCGACCGCAATCGTTTCGGCTACAGCCATCTGCTGCTGGCCCTCGCCGCGTTCATGGCGGTCATGCTGGAACAATGGGTGATCTACGCCGACGCCTGGCGCGCGTATCCCCATGTGCTGCGGGCCACGGTCTGGATGCCGTTTCTGTTCGGCCCGGGGTTATGGCTGTTTGTCGTCAGTCTGAGCCGACCGCGCGGGCGCACCACCGACGCGCTGCACTATCTGCCGGCGGCGATGGCATTCGCCTATTTCCTGCCGTTCTTGCTGCAATCAGGTGCAGACAAGATTGCCTTTGTCCTCGGCACCCATTCGATTCCCCTCGAATCGAGTCTGTTCGGCCTGGCCAAGGCGGCATCACTGCTGTCCTATGTGATCGCCATTCGCTGGCGCTTGCGTCGCCAGCCCGGATTTGTCGACAACCCGCTGACCCGTCGATTTGCCATCGTCAACGATGTGTTCCTCATGTTTCTGTTGGCACTGCTCGGCACTTTTATATCCGAGCACCTGGTCGGCGACCTGCAGATACCCTCGGATGTGCTCGCGGCGGTGGGCTTCAGCCTGTTCATCTATGCGGCGAGCCTGATCGCCGTCGCCCATTGGCGTGACTTTGCACTGTCGCTGGCGCCTGTCGCCGAAACTGAGGCGACCCCTTTCGAAGCCGCCGTCGATGAGGCCGGGCCGGCACCGGCGCGCGACCGCCTGCTCGACGAAGACAGCACGGCCAAGCTCTACCGACACGTATGTGCAGAGGTCCGTACTCGCCGACTGTTTCGCGAGCCGGGTCTGAAGATCGACAATCTGGCGGCGGCTCTGCAGCTGCCGGTGCACTATCTGTCGTATGCGATCAACGCCGGATCGGGCCGCAACGTACAGGCCTGGCTTAATCAGCTGCGGGTCGAGGATGCGATGCAGGCTCTGGCAGGCGCCGACGCCGATTCGGTGCTGGCAGTGGGGCTGGCAGCAGGCTTCAACAGCAAGGCCTCGTTCAATCGGGCCTTCCGCGCCGAAACCGGGGTCTCGCCGAGTGAGTTTCGTGCGCGCAGCAAGGCTCAGATCGCAAACTGA
- a CDS encoding mechanosensitive ion channel codes for MKSLLPAVDELERAYARADRRLTLIADSSDRRTVQTVQRDLPKLRSQLRQVDEKVAALRWLVSAESQIWEQRTPFWERRLADLGSFWSTVSSTSRQVLNYPLFEVGNATITLGGTLRVTAILLAAWLLSHWFRRALERYGQRRPDVSRPALYAAGRIAHYLMIALGFSIALAAIGLDLTKIAIFASALGVGIGFGLQTVVNNFISGLILLFERSLKIGDFVELESGVTGEVTDISIRATRVTTNDNIDILVPNSEFVNGRVTSWTLREITRRVRIPFGVAYGVDKELVKKAALEAAAGVPFTFATSGPRRAQVWLVGFGDSCLDFELVVWLTADAVKRPGAVQAAYYWALEDALRAYGIEIPFPQRDLHVRSLFGTQQEEARSLWQGRAKPPEAPKQPKPDATLSKSERRELGGNDALDDALAELPTSKDPEPDPSARS; via the coding sequence ATGAAGTCATTGCTGCCGGCGGTCGATGAGCTGGAGCGCGCCTATGCGCGTGCCGATCGGCGCCTGACGCTCATTGCCGACAGCAGCGATCGGCGCACCGTGCAGACGGTGCAGCGCGATCTGCCGAAGCTGCGCTCGCAGCTGCGTCAGGTTGACGAGAAGGTGGCCGCGCTGCGCTGGCTGGTGTCCGCCGAAAGCCAGATCTGGGAACAGCGCACGCCGTTCTGGGAGCGGCGGCTGGCCGATCTTGGTTCATTCTGGAGCACGGTTTCCAGCACCAGCCGCCAGGTGCTCAATTACCCCCTGTTCGAAGTCGGCAATGCCACCATCACGCTCGGCGGCACGCTGCGTGTGACGGCCATCCTGCTGGCGGCTTGGCTGCTGTCACACTGGTTCCGCCGCGCCTTGGAACGCTACGGTCAGCGTCGACCGGATGTGAGCCGTCCCGCGCTCTATGCGGCCGGACGCATTGCCCATTATCTGATGATCGCGCTGGGCTTCAGCATCGCCCTGGCCGCGATCGGCCTGGACCTGACCAAGATCGCCATTTTCGCCAGTGCGCTGGGTGTGGGCATCGGCTTTGGCCTGCAGACGGTGGTCAACAACTTCATCTCCGGCCTGATCCTGCTGTTCGAACGCAGTCTGAAGATCGGCGATTTCGTCGAGCTGGAATCGGGCGTGACCGGCGAAGTCACCGACATCAGCATCCGCGCCACTCGGGTCACGACCAACGACAACATCGACATCCTGGTGCCCAATTCCGAGTTCGTGAACGGACGGGTCACCAGTTGGACCCTGCGCGAGATCACCCGCCGCGTGCGCATCCCTTTTGGCGTGGCCTATGGCGTGGACAAGGAACTGGTCAAGAAGGCCGCGCTGGAAGCTGCGGCCGGCGTGCCCTTCACCTTTGCCACCAGCGGCCCCCGCCGCGCCCAGGTCTGGCTGGTGGGTTTCGGCGACAGCTGCCTGGACTTCGAACTGGTGGTCTGGCTGACCGCCGATGCCGTCAAACGCCCCGGCGCCGTGCAGGCCGCCTATTACTGGGCGCTGGAGGACGCGCTGCGCGCCTACGGCATCGAGATTCCCTTCCCGCAGCGCGATCTGCACGTACGCAGCCTGTTCGGCACGCAACAGGAAGAGGCCAGGTCGCTGTGGCAGGGTCGCGCCAAACCCCCCGAGGCACCCAAGCAGCCAAAGCCGGATGCGACGCTGAGCAAATCGGAACGTCGCGAACTGGGTGGCAACGACGCCCTCGACGACGCCCTGGCGGAGCTGCCGACGTCGAAAGACCCGGAGCCGGATCCATCGGCGCGCTCCTGA
- a CDS encoding DUF21 domain-containing protein has protein sequence MIDLPLSLLFAALAVLLICSAFFSSSETALMSISRFRLLHLARDGNRGAKLAQQLLHHPERLIGLILLGNNFVNILASAIATIAAVRIAGEAGVLIGTAFLTVVVLIFAEVAPKTYAALHPERIALPAAYVLYPMLRVFYPVVRLINILSGWVLRLFGHRGGGRSDQTLSQDELRSVLREEGGLIPDSHRHMLLNILALEEAMIDDIMVPRTEIKGIDLEDSAEELREALKDFPYSRAVVYRGKIDNVVGILNLRNLLDLSQLQAIDAELIEKRMRAPYYVPEGTNLTQQLVAFQRQQRRSALVIDEYGSLQGLVTVADILEEIVGEFTTAPKQDTRHIHFEADGSLHIDGRIPVHSLNRRLQWELPTEAARTLSGLIVAMLEHLPTPGESLEIDGYQMEIQEVRDNVVRRVRVVAPEGDDED, from the coding sequence ATGATTGATCTCCCCTTATCCCTGCTGTTCGCCGCACTGGCCGTACTGTTGATCTGTTCGGCCTTCTTCTCCAGCTCAGAGACGGCGCTGATGTCCATCAGCCGCTTCCGGCTGCTGCACCTGGCCCGCGACGGCAACCGCGGCGCGAAGCTGGCGCAGCAGCTGCTGCATCACCCGGAACGTTTGATCGGACTGATCCTGCTCGGCAACAACTTCGTCAATATCCTGGCCTCGGCGATTGCCACCATCGCTGCCGTGCGCATCGCCGGCGAGGCCGGGGTGCTCATTGGTACCGCTTTTCTGACCGTGGTGGTGTTGATCTTCGCCGAAGTGGCGCCCAAGACCTATGCCGCGCTGCATCCCGAGCGCATCGCTCTGCCGGCCGCCTACGTGCTGTATCCGATGCTGCGGGTGTTCTATCCAGTCGTGCGCCTGATCAACATCCTGTCGGGCTGGGTGTTGCGCCTGTTCGGACATCGCGGCGGTGGACGCTCGGACCAAACCCTGTCCCAGGATGAACTGCGCAGCGTGCTGCGCGAAGAGGGCGGCCTGATCCCGGACAGCCATCGGCACATGCTGCTGAACATCCTGGCGCTGGAAGAGGCCATGATCGACGACATCATGGTGCCGCGCACCGAGATCAAGGGCATTGACCTCGAAGACAGCGCAGAGGAACTGCGCGAGGCGCTCAAGGACTTCCCCTACAGCCGTGCCGTGGTCTATCGCGGCAAGATCGACAATGTGGTCGGCATCCTCAATCTGCGCAATCTGCTTGATCTCAGCCAGTTGCAGGCCATCGATGCCGAACTCATCGAGAAACGCATGCGTGCGCCCTATTACGTGCCCGAAGGCACCAATCTGACCCAGCAGCTGGTGGCCTTCCAGCGCCAACAACGCCGCTCGGCCCTGGTCATCGACGAATACGGTTCGCTGCAGGGCCTGGTCACGGTGGCCGACATCCTCGAAGAGATCGTCGGCGAGTTCACCACCGCGCCCAAGCAGGATACCCGCCACATCCACTTCGAGGCCGATGGCAGCCTGCACATCGACGGCCGCATCCCGGTGCACAGCCTCAATCGCCGTCTGCAATGGGAACTCCCCACCGAAGCCGCCCGCACGCTGAGTGGCTTGATCGTGGCCATGCTGGAACATCTGCCTACCCCCGGTGAGTCACTGGAGATTGACGGCTACCAGATGGAAATCCAGGAAGTCCGCGACAACGTGGTCCGCCGGGTCCGGGTGGTGGCGCCCGAGGGCGACGACGAGGATTGA